The Ziziphus jujuba cultivar Dongzao chromosome 5, ASM3175591v1 genome segment GCATATGAAACTCCTGGACTACTAGGCTCTGGAATCTCCATTCCCTTTTCCCTAAACCATTCTATATCTCTCGAAAGCCTATTCGATCGTTCCAACCCTGTTTTCCTGAAGTAAGcatctgtgtttttttttttttttttttttttttttttttttttttttggggaaaaaaaaaagaaaaaaaagaaaccaattttAGATTTATTATGGAGAACCCAAAAGCCCAAAATTTAAGGAGGACGcgagagaccaaaaaaaaactCACAAGCGACGTCGTTGGAATCATCGACAATGCGCTCCACGGTGTTGAAGACGACCTCGCTATCAACCAAGTACTTGAGGAAACCTTCCATGCTCGGCTGCCAAGTTTTGGACCCACCATCATCACAATCGTCTTCATCTCCATCTGaatttgattttccttttcctccttCCTGAAATTCATTGGAAGTTGAATCTTCTTGGGTAACATTGTCTTCTTTGTCGTCGTCTTCGTCTTTATCATCCTCACGTTTATTATGCGTATGCTTCTTGCCATTAATGTTGCGGAGTCTCATGGCGATGAATCTCATCTCCTCAGTAATGCCTTCGCTCTCTCCAGGGTACTGCTTCCGGTACctcttccttctcttgatgaccGGTGGAGCTGTGGTTATGGTGGCTGGGACCGCAGGCTTCGAAGACCAAGACGACGAAGCATTGCCGCTGGAATCGTAGCAACAAAGAATTAGGGCTCCACCATTTACCATCTTCGTCTGGTTCGCGGCGTTCGTTGAAATTGCAGAGGGTCTAACGCTGAACTGTCGTGGATAAACGGAATAAGGAATTGGAATCAAAAAACGTAGAGCAGATTGTTTCATGGCTTTCTCCATTAAAGACATTGCTGCAGAGCTCGGAGATGCAATGTTCTTCCTCTGCAAATTTCCCACCTTTCTGTAGCTACgacaaaaaaaatcttgaacCCTTGATGAGGTTAAATGGGTTGGTTCATTTTTCATGGGCTTCAAAGTCTGGCTTTCACATTGCGGCGTGTCTATTGCAAACGGGCTAGTAAATGCTAACAAGGGCAGTCTTTTTTTCATGGGCTTCCAGGTTGGGCCTTTGGTTACGGGCCTATTGACGGGCTTTTGTATCGAAGCCTATAGCTaacttcttatttttctttttcttttgtttttttccctaaGAAATTTGAGATGCAGCTTTTGCTTCTGCAAACAGTgaagtcaaattaaaaaaaaaaaaaaaaaaagataaaggagAAGTGGAGTCAAAtgaatgttcattttatttttcggaaaggaaaatgaatttttaaattgcgttccaaacaaaaaggaaattttCAAGTTCCGGCTTTTTCAATGCTCtgtttaaaatctataaataagaacacatattttttctcttttgtttctgGAACCAACTGAAAATGAAATCCGGCCCCCacgcccccttttttttttttttttaatgctcgTTTAAAACGAGTCTGGCCTCCGAAATCTATCTCCCGCAGGTCGTGatatatgaattaaaaatagaaaagaaaattatttatagaaTACCAAAGCCaaacataaaagaaagaaaaaggcaacCTATATTGATCTTATTTCTTTCTTCCGTTGTAGTATGTacaactttttttcttaaaccTATAAATCTATCGGAATCAAGGTAGGCTTATCTATATAGTACAACAACATCAAATGGGGAAAAGAATATTGGTAAATGCGCGCAACTGGAGAGGAAGTCTTTGATGTACGAACCTACAAATGGTATCTGCTGTGCACCAATATTGGATGAAGATTGCAGGGCATATCAAAAAGGAGTCCGCAAgttcatctctttttttttagcaGGTTAGTATTCTGATATTCTACAGGCCACCTGACTTGCAGATGAAAATGTTCAGTGTGTCAAAGTATGCGGTTTTGCAGCTTCCATGCAACTCTTAAAACCCAATTCTGGGAACTCAGCTTCAAGTTCTGCCGCGATCATGTACGGATTCTATGATATGCATGGTACATTGCTAAGACATTGCTTCACGTATGATAACGTGCTTTCAGCTTCTGCAAAAACTCTAATGTCTCAGTGTATGAAGGATCTGCTCGGCTAAGTGGTTTACAAGAATTTATATGGTCTGTTGAATCCAACACCTGCTTCCAAACGCAATAATTAGAAAGAAACAATGGAGAATAATGAACCCAAAATCTAAAAGTCTGGCACACATAAGATAGGTAAACAATCATTTTAAACTGTTCCATATCTTAAAACGCTATAAGATTAGTGGACCAAATGAAACACTAAAGATGAAGTGATTGAAACAAAACACCAAGAGATCAATTCAAACCATAATAAAGTATGGTATGATAAAGGTACAgtatattttttccaattttgttaaagaagagttatcatcatttaggAAAAAAccttgttgttttttttttttctttcaaatttcatAAATGATTATCCACTGTTATACTTACAACGAGTTCACCA includes the following:
- the LOC107420884 gene encoding probable inactive heme oxygenase 2, chloroplastic; translation: MKKRLPLLAFTSPFAIDTPQCESQTLKPMKNEPTHLTSSRVQDFFCRSYRKVGNLQRKNIASPSSAAMSLMEKAMKQSALRFLIPIPYSVYPRQFSVRPSAISTNAANQTKMVNGGALILCCYDSSGNASSSWSSKPAVPATITTAPPVIKRRKRYRKQYPGESEGITEEMRFIAMRLRNINGKKHTHNKREDDKDEDDDKEDNVTQEDSTSNEFQEGGKGKSNSDGDEDDCDDGGSKTWQPSMEGFLKYLVDSEVVFNTVERIVDDSNDVAYAYFRKTGLERSNRLSRDIEWFREKGMEIPEPSSPGVSYAKYLEELAEKSAPQFLCHFYNIYFSHVAGGQVITRQVSDKLLDGRELEFNRWDGDVEELMKGLREKLNMLGEHWSRDEKNKCLREATKSFRFLGQIVRLIIL